One part of the Methanomassiliicoccales archaeon genome encodes these proteins:
- a CDS encoding ABC transporter ATP-binding protein: MSGENGNSVMIKIEGVKFSYGSVEALKGLTIEGKRGQFIGLIGPNGSGKSTLLRCINGILKPKAGCIMVNGHEVSKMKLSEMAQICANVPTEFPDDFNMTVQDLVFMGRYPYVQGLWWEKEEDEEMVMKALSDFQVQHLKDRKMNEISSGERQRALLAKAVVQTPKVMLVDEPSAHLDLKYKLESMEHLRSLLANGISIIVASHDINLLAKYCDKVIILSKGEIVAFGDPKEVITEDLIRDVYGVEADVIRNNGSIFVVPNNTVKSLN; the protein is encoded by the coding sequence ATGTCGGGTGAGAATGGCAATTCAGTCATGATCAAGATCGAGGGAGTAAAATTCTCCTATGGCAGCGTCGAAGCCCTCAAGGGATTGACCATTGAGGGGAAGCGAGGTCAATTCATTGGCCTCATCGGTCCCAATGGCTCTGGTAAAAGCACGCTCCTTCGATGCATCAACGGCATCCTGAAGCCCAAAGCGGGATGCATAATGGTCAATGGTCATGAGGTAAGCAAGATGAAGCTCTCAGAAATGGCCCAGATCTGCGCGAACGTGCCGACGGAGTTTCCCGACGACTTCAATATGACCGTTCAGGACCTGGTCTTCATGGGCCGCTACCCCTACGTCCAGGGATTATGGTGGGAGAAAGAGGAAGACGAGGAAATGGTTATGAAAGCACTCTCTGACTTCCAGGTCCAACACCTCAAGGATCGAAAGATGAACGAGATCAGCAGCGGTGAGAGGCAGCGAGCGCTCCTTGCGAAGGCAGTGGTGCAGACACCCAAAGTCATGTTGGTGGATGAGCCATCTGCCCATCTGGATCTCAAATACAAATTGGAATCAATGGAGCATCTCCGCTCCCTGCTAGCAAATGGTATCTCAATCATTGTGGCGTCTCATGACATCAATCTCCTGGCCAAGTACTGCGACAAGGTGATCATCCTCAGCAAGGGAGAGATTGTGGCCTTTGGCGATCCCAAAGAAGTGATCACCGAAGACCTGATCAGGGATGTTTACGGTGTGGAGGCGGATGTCATCAGGAATAACGGTAGCATATTCGTCGTTCCCAATAACACAGTGAAATCACTGAACTGA
- a CDS encoding iron ABC transporter permease translates to MADSIIEQRRLRLVVISIIGIVALFIFFIAYLSVGAVEYGFFEVMDALFSAIAKGGQDLTPLESIVYNLRLPRGLGVIGVGIGLSVAGVVLQAVIRNPLVDPYITGISSGAGLAAAIAMSSGITFFGSLTFTVPIAAFIGAIGAFACTILLAESAGGRPITYVLAGVVVGLGLSAFTTMILLFAGDDVHGILFWLYGSFTGVSWTNVWIILIPVLALTIGIGLYARELNLILLGDEQARQLGLNVRNFKRLCMILASILTAFSVAFTGIIMFLGLIVPHTSRLIVGSDHRILLPMSMLMGANILLLADIVARVAARPLELPVGAIISLIGAPFFAYLMIRRGKEYVG, encoded by the coding sequence ATGGCCGATTCCATAATCGAACAGAGACGATTGAGACTAGTAGTGATCTCTATCATCGGAATCGTCGCCCTTTTTATTTTCTTCATCGCTTACCTTTCAGTAGGAGCGGTGGAATACGGGTTCTTCGAGGTAATGGACGCGCTGTTCAGTGCGATTGCGAAAGGCGGTCAGGACCTGACCCCCCTCGAGAGCATTGTTTACAACCTACGGCTCCCCCGGGGACTGGGCGTCATTGGAGTGGGGATAGGCCTTTCAGTAGCGGGAGTGGTCCTTCAGGCGGTGATAAGGAATCCGCTTGTGGACCCATACATTACTGGAATATCATCTGGTGCAGGACTTGCCGCGGCCATCGCCATGTCATCAGGAATAACATTCTTCGGCTCCTTGACATTCACTGTTCCGATAGCGGCATTCATCGGAGCGATCGGAGCCTTTGCTTGCACCATCCTGCTAGCGGAGTCCGCAGGGGGACGACCCATAACCTACGTCCTGGCAGGAGTGGTGGTCGGTCTAGGGTTATCCGCGTTCACTACAATGATTCTACTGTTCGCCGGAGACGACGTTCATGGGATTCTGTTCTGGCTTTACGGAAGCTTCACGGGAGTGTCCTGGACCAATGTCTGGATAATACTGATACCCGTGCTTGCCCTGACCATTGGAATAGGATTGTATGCAAGGGAACTGAACCTTATTCTACTGGGCGACGAACAGGCACGACAGCTGGGTCTCAATGTCCGCAATTTCAAGCGCCTGTGCATGATATTGGCATCGATTCTGACGGCGTTCAGCGTTGCATTCACTGGCATCATAATGTTCCTTGGGCTCATCGTTCCCCACACCTCGAGGTTGATAGTGGGGAGCGACCACAGGATCCTGTTGCCCATGTCCATGCTCATGGGCGCAAACATCTTACTCCTGGCCGATATTGTGGCCAGAGTGGCTGCAAGGCCTTTGGAGCTTCCAGTCGGTGCAATAATATCCCTGATCGGGGCTCCGTTCTTTGCATATCTCATGATACGGAGGGGGAAGGAATATGTCGGGTGA
- a CDS encoding ABC transporter substrate-binding protein has translation MKSVTKSMILVVILGIVLISVSYMVLFSPKEIRTEYPIPVTDALGREITFEEVPERIISAAPGNTEMIFALGLGDKVIGITEYCNWPTEVLSMKENGTVTSVGGYWDPNLEIIINLEPDLVVLDGGVASHATIAGQLGNMGIKAFVAWKGENLTEIYQNIEILGEICDRMKAASDLIQSMKDRVDFVESTISGHDPVKMLHAVWLEPVYTCGGATFASEVITLAGGENIFAYMNGWPTVSMEQIIDSQPEVITITATMMMSTPEEIIQSLEDDPLWNQIPAVQNGKVYILYGDGEDIFNRQSVRVVDAVELLAVILFPDDFGVTVPNVIGADYVDYIPSQTSGSVSTTLEVQGSVGYV, from the coding sequence TTGAAGTCAGTAACGAAGTCAATGATCCTCGTCGTGATACTGGGAATCGTGCTTATCTCCGTAAGCTACATGGTTCTCTTTTCACCAAAGGAGATTAGAACAGAATATCCAATTCCAGTCACAGATGCGCTTGGGAGGGAGATCACTTTCGAGGAGGTTCCAGAGAGGATAATCTCCGCCGCACCAGGAAACACCGAGATGATCTTTGCTCTTGGACTAGGTGACAAGGTTATTGGCATCACAGAATACTGCAACTGGCCAACCGAGGTGCTCAGTATGAAGGAGAATGGAACCGTGACCTCTGTTGGGGGCTATTGGGACCCAAATCTTGAGATCATAATCAACCTTGAACCTGATCTCGTGGTGCTCGACGGAGGGGTTGCCTCTCACGCAACTATCGCCGGGCAACTTGGGAACATGGGCATCAAAGCCTTTGTGGCCTGGAAAGGAGAGAACCTCACTGAGATATACCAGAACATTGAGATCTTGGGTGAGATTTGCGATAGAATGAAAGCCGCATCAGACCTGATACAGTCCATGAAGGATAGGGTCGATTTCGTTGAGAGTACCATCAGCGGGCATGATCCGGTAAAAATGCTGCATGCTGTTTGGCTTGAGCCAGTCTACACCTGTGGTGGCGCCACCTTCGCCTCGGAGGTCATCACACTAGCGGGTGGGGAGAACATCTTCGCATACATGAACGGATGGCCAACGGTCAGCATGGAGCAGATCATCGACAGTCAGCCAGAGGTCATCACGATAACCGCGACCATGATGATGTCCACTCCTGAGGAAATCATCCAGTCACTCGAGGATGATCCACTATGGAACCAGATACCAGCTGTTCAGAATGGCAAGGTCTACATACTCTATGGCGATGGCGAGGACATCTTCAACCGACAGTCGGTAAGGGTGGTCGATGCAGTCGAACTGCTTGCAGTAATACTCTTCCCAGATGATTTCGGTGTTACAGTGCCCAACGTGATAGGCGCTGACTATGTGGATTACATACCCTCCCAGACATCGGGATCAGTTTCGACGACTCTAGAAGTGCAGGGCAGCGTCGGATATGTCTGA
- the dcd gene encoding dCTP deaminase, producing MCIIPDHEILSRMESGNLRIEDFNEQSLTPNGYDLRISEISIPSTDELFGEGKVAIPSMTRFFVSTIEYVALPNDVSAQLWLRTSWIRKGIVAGLGKVDAGFQGTLTFSGFNFSDSPIEIDIGDRFVQIVFEKLCSIPTLPYDKRSGHYQGQRGITLKPVNKVDE from the coding sequence ATGTGCATCATACCAGACCACGAAATTCTATCAAGGATGGAAAGCGGAAATCTAAGAATTGAGGATTTCAATGAGCAATCGCTTACCCCCAATGGTTACGACCTTCGGATATCAGAGATATCCATTCCTTCAACGGATGAGCTTTTTGGTGAGGGGAAGGTTGCCATTCCATCCATGACCCGATTCTTCGTTTCCACGATAGAGTATGTGGCACTACCAAATGACGTCAGTGCCCAGCTCTGGCTTAGGACCTCTTGGATAAGGAAGGGGATAGTAGCGGGTTTGGGCAAGGTGGATGCAGGTTTCCAGGGTACCCTTACATTCTCGGGATTCAACTTCTCGGATTCGCCCATCGAAATCGACATCGGGGACAGGTTTGTCCAGATCGTCTTTGAGAAGTTGTGCTCCATACCTACTCTTCCCTATGATAAAAGGAGCGGACATTATCAGGGGCAGCGGGGAATCACCCTCAAACCGGTGAACAAGGTCGATGAATGA
- a CDS encoding class I SAM-dependent methyltransferase family protein, translating to MRSWCVKIPRGEGESARKKLLEASLLDISLKIRGEGEYLLLPVNDPEAMGEMDLMLADFEERDVLETDYRRLVKVPSDLAGLLPTSYDVVGDIAIVRLVDELLPFRRNIGDAMREALSRLRTVAMDKGVQGEFRVREIEIISGGPSTITMHTEFGLHFKVDVSKVYFNPRLASERWRISSLVGRGETVIDMFAGVGPFSIMIAKYASAREIHGIDMNPEAVALMKENIVINKVKGVNPLLGDARELIGSLPPADRIIMNLPHSAHEFLEIASMNLNPMGIIHFYTICEREAIDGFVGDLVSELKGKGIDLDLMRLEELKTYSPTMSVYSADLVLIHRPCSPV from the coding sequence GTGCGTTCATGGTGTGTGAAGATACCGAGAGGAGAAGGGGAATCGGCTCGTAAAAAGCTTTTAGAAGCAAGCCTCCTAGACATTTCTCTTAAGATTAGGGGTGAGGGAGAATACCTTCTACTTCCTGTCAACGATCCAGAGGCTATGGGGGAAATGGATCTGATGCTCGCGGACTTTGAGGAGCGCGATGTCCTTGAGACCGACTATCGTAGGCTGGTCAAGGTACCAAGTGACCTGGCAGGGCTCTTACCAACATCCTATGATGTTGTGGGGGACATAGCAATAGTCCGCCTGGTTGACGAGTTGTTACCATTCAGGCGGAATATTGGGGATGCGATGCGGGAGGCGCTGTCAAGATTGAGAACGGTCGCAATGGACAAGGGAGTTCAGGGTGAGTTCAGGGTCAGAGAGATCGAGATCATCAGCGGTGGACCTTCTACAATCACTATGCACACAGAGTTCGGTCTGCATTTCAAGGTGGACGTCTCCAAGGTATACTTCAACCCAAGGTTGGCAAGCGAGAGATGGAGAATATCATCCCTCGTTGGGAGAGGGGAGACCGTCATTGACATGTTCGCAGGCGTAGGACCCTTCTCCATAATGATCGCCAAGTACGCTTCTGCCCGAGAGATCCATGGGATCGACATGAACCCAGAAGCAGTAGCGCTCATGAAGGAGAACATAGTAATTAACAAGGTCAAAGGCGTGAATCCTTTGCTTGGAGATGCCAGGGAGCTTATTGGAAGTCTGCCTCCCGCAGACAGGATCATTATGAACCTACCCCATTCCGCGCATGAATTCCTGGAGATCGCCTCCATGAATCTCAATCCAATGGGCATCATCCATTTCTACACGATCTGTGAAAGGGAAGCGATAGACGGATTCGTGGGAGATCTAGTCTCAGAACTTAAGGGGAAGGGAATCGATCTTGACCTGATGCGATTAGAAGAGCTGAAGACCTACTCACCCACAATGAGCGTTTACTCCGCCGATCTAGTGCTCATTCATCGACCTTGTTCACCGGTTTGA
- the dph5 gene encoding diphthine synthase, which yields MGELIFVGLGLGGPKDMSRRAFEHIREADEVFAEFYTSSLIDCTVQDLEEELGRTIIVLERKEVEEEDRIVEAARKEKVAFITAGDTMAATTHVEIRLRAEEFGIPTTLIHGVSIFTAAASALGLQPYKFGRTVTLPLPEPGYFPTSPYDNIVENKERGLHTLLLLDIRRDENRYMSSMEAVEWLMEAEGKVGKGLIHEKTLICAAARVGSSSEKVAAGYPNRMLKLDMGPPLHCLVIPGKLHFMEAKFLVSFASAPGDIVKD from the coding sequence ATGGGCGAATTGATATTTGTCGGTTTAGGGCTAGGCGGACCAAAGGACATGAGCAGGCGCGCCTTCGAACATATAAGGGAAGCGGACGAGGTATTTGCCGAGTTCTACACCTCTTCGCTGATAGACTGTACTGTCCAAGATCTGGAAGAAGAGCTGGGGAGAACCATCATTGTATTGGAGAGAAAGGAGGTCGAGGAGGAGGATCGCATAGTGGAGGCCGCCAGGAAAGAAAAGGTGGCGTTCATCACTGCGGGGGATACCATGGCCGCCACCACCCATGTAGAAATTAGGTTGAGAGCGGAGGAGTTTGGAATACCAACCACACTTATACATGGAGTTTCCATCTTCACGGCCGCGGCATCCGCCCTGGGTCTCCAGCCATACAAGTTCGGTAGGACAGTGACCCTACCCCTTCCTGAGCCGGGATACTTTCCCACCAGCCCCTATGACAATATTGTGGAGAACAAGGAAAGAGGTCTGCACACCCTATTGCTCCTGGACATCAGGCGGGACGAAAATAGGTACATGAGCTCCATGGAGGCAGTAGAATGGTTGATGGAGGCTGAGGGCAAAGTAGGGAAGGGACTGATCCACGAGAAAACGTTGATTTGCGCTGCGGCTAGGGTAGGTTCCTCAAGCGAGAAAGTGGCGGCTGGATACCCCAATCGGATGTTGAAACTGGACATGGGACCCCCGCTTCACTGCCTCGTGATACCTGGCAAGCTCCACTTCATGGAAGCGAAGTTCCTGGTAAGCTTCGCCTCAGCCCCAGGAGATATTGTTAAGGACTGA